The Oryza glaberrima chromosome 9, OglaRS2, whole genome shotgun sequence genome includes a window with the following:
- the LOC127783698 gene encoding ABC transporter G family member 47 — MDGGGGETYGYGGGQREGGWAWLAAAAAADGVFSRSSSSAREDDEEDLRWAALEKLPTYDRARTALLALPPDGELREVNVRRLAADEQRALLERVAGVADDNAGFLCMFKERLDRVGIKLPTIEVRYENLNVEAESYVGSRGLPTIFNTYANIFEGLGNALHITRKKKQKISILHNVSGIVKPHRMTLLLGPPGSGKTSLLMALAGTLPSTVKVSGTITYNGHTMDEFVPQRSAAYVSQHDLHMAELTVRETVSFSAKCQGVGHHYDMLMELLRREKEENIKPDPEIDLYLKAATTGEHKAEVVTNHILKILGLDICADTIVGNNMVRGISGGQKKRLTTAEMLVTPGRALFMDEISTGLDSSTTFQIVNSIRQTVHILGGTTIIALLQPAPETYELFDEIIILSDGQVVYNGPRDHVLEFFQSIGFKCPERKGVADFLQEVTSRKDQKQYWTHGDSTYRYISAAEIAEAFQSFHVGQAVRTELVVPFGKGKSHPAALRTSKYGVSMKELLQANIDREILLMKRNSFLYIFQAIRLTVMAINTMTVFMRTNMHRDSIENGRIYMGAQFYGMLMIMFNGLAEMGLAIAKLPVFFKQWDLFFYPAWTYSLPSWILKTPISFLNTIFWVFLTYYVIGFDPNIERFFRQFLALFVMSEAISGLFRFIASLTRDPVVASTMGSSCILISMLSSGFILSREEIKKWWIWGYWISPLMYALNTLAVNEFLGNSWNKTISGFSEPLGRLVLESRGFFPEAKWYWIGVGALLGYVILLNVLYTSCLIFLTLLNNNQPIMSQETFHKKQANITGQVLEAPSGEQATDNTRCTVDVNNDEATSNHMIGNSSSGIKGMVLPFVPLSITFEDIKYSIDMPEALKTQATESRLELLKDISGSFRPGVLTALMGVSGAGKTTLLDVLAGRKTSGYIEGNITISGYPKKQETFARVSGYCEQNDIHSPNVTIYESLMFSAWLRLPTKIDSATRKMIIEEVMELVELYPLKDALVGLPGVSGLSIEQRKRLTIAVELVANPSIIFLDEPTSGLDARAAAIVMRAIRNTVDTGRTVVCTIHQPSIDIFESFDELFLMKRGGEEIYVGPLGQHSCELIRYFEAIEGVSKIKHGYNPSTWMLEVTSPMQEQKTGVNFTQVYKNSELYRRNKNLIKELSTRHESSSDLSFPTQYSQPFLTQCLACLWKQRLSYWHNPRYIAVKYFFTIIVALLFGTMFWGIGQKRNNKQVLFSAMGSMYSTCLTMGVQNSASVQPIVSIERTVFYRERASHMYSPLPYALGQVAIELPYIFLQTIIYGMLVYAMIGYEWSGAKFFWYLFFMYFTLSYYTFYGMMAVGLTPNYNMSTVVSTGFYTMWNLFSGFLIPLTRIPIWWRWYYWICPVAWTLNGLVTSQFGDVSDKFDDGERVSDFVKNYFGFHHELLWVPAMVVVSFAVLFAFLFGLSLRLFNFQKR; from the exons atggacggcggcggcggcgagacctACGGGTACGGCGGCGGACAGCGGGAGGGCGGCTGGGcgtggttggcggcggcggcggcggcggacggcgtgttctcgcggtcgtcgtcgtcggcgagggaggacgacgaggaggacctGCGGTGGGCGGCGCTGGAGAAGCTGCCGACCTACGACCGAGCACGGACGGCGCTGCTGGCCTTGCCGCCGGACGGCGAGCTGCGGGAGGTGAACGtgcggcggctcgccgccgacgagcagcgCGCGCTGCTGGAGCGCGTCGCAGGCGTCGCTGACGACAACGCGGGCTTCCTCTGCATGTTCAAGGAACGTTTGGATCG GGTTGGAATCAAGCTTCCGACTATTGAAGTGCGGTATGAGAACTTAAATGTGGAAGCAGAGTCATATGTTGGCAGCAGAGGTCTTCCTACCATTTTCAATACCTATGCTAACATATTCGAG GGCCTGGGGAACGCTCTTCACATAACAcgaaaaaagaagcaaaaaatATCGATCCTTCACAATGTGAGTGGGATCGTAAAGCCTCACAG AATGACATTGCTTTTAGGTCCTCCTGGCTCAGGAAAGACATCACTACTGATGGCCTTAGCTGGAACACTCCCATCAACTGTAAAG GTATCAGGGACTATAACTTATAATGGTCATACAATGGATGAATTTGTGCCCCAAAGATCAGCAGCTTATGTTAGCCAACATGATTTACATATGGCTGAACTAACGGTTCGTGAGACGGTCAGTTTCTCTGCAAAGTGTCAAGGAGTTGGCCATCACTATG ATATGCTAATGGAACTAttgagaagagaaaaggaagaaaacatcAAACCAGATCCAGAGATTGATTTATATTTGAAG GCTGCTACAACAGGAGAGCATAAAGCCGAGGTGGTCACAAATCACATACTAAAG ATCTTGGGATTGGATATATGTGCTGACACAATCGTAGGAAATAATATGGTGAGAGGTATATCAGGAGGGCAAAAAAAGCGACTAACTACAG CGGAGATGCTGGTAACACCAGGACGAGCACTTTTCATGGATGAGATATCAACTGGACTTGATAGCTCGACAACATTCCAGATTGTGAACTCCATCCGACAGACTGTTCACATTCTTGGTGGAACGACAATTATTGCATTGCTACAGCCTGCGCCCGAGACATATGAATTGTTTGATGAAATAATTATCCTCTCAGATGGTCAAGTTGTCTACAATGGCCCTCGTGATCATGTGCTTGAGTTCTTTCAATCGATTGGATTCAAATGCCCTGAGCGAAAAGGTGTCGCTGACTTCTTACAGGAA GTTACATCAAGGAAAGATCAGAAACAATACTGGACACATGGTGATTCTACATACCGATATATTTCTGCTGCAGAGATTGCTGAGGCATTTCAGTCTTTTCATGTCGGTCAAGCAGTAAGAACTGAGTTGGTAGTCCCATTTGGCAAGGGCAAGAGCCATCCTGCTGCGCTGAGAACATCAAAGTATGGTGTTAGCATGAAAGAACTACTTCAAGCTAACATTGACAGGGAAATATTACTCATGAAAAGAAACTCATTCCTCTATATATTCCAGGCAATTAGG TTAACAGTCATGGCAATAAATACAATGACTGTCTTTATGCGTACCAATATGCATCGTGACTCCATAGAAAATGGGAGGATATACATGGGAGCACAGTTCTATGGCATGTTGATGATCATGTTCAATGGGTTGGCAGAAATGGGCCTAGCTATTGCAAAGCTCCCGGTTTTCTTCAAGCAATGGGATCTATTCTTCTATCCAGCTTGGACGTATTCCTTGCCATCATGGATCCTTAAGACCCCTATCTCCTTCCTCAATACGATTTTTTGGGTCTTCCTAACATACTATGTTATTGGATTTGACCCAAATATAGAGAG ATTTTTTAGACAATTCCTAGCGCTTTTTGTTATGTCTGAGGCAATATCTGGACTTTTCCGCTTCATTGCTTCCCTTACAAGGGATCCGGTTGTGGCAAGTACTATGGGCTCATCCTGCATATTAATTTCTATGCTTTCAAGTGGATTCATCCTATCAAGAG AGGAAATTAAGAAATGGTGGATATGGGGTTACTGGATATCACCCCTGATGTATGCACTGAACACATTGGCAGTAAATGAATTCCTAGGTAACAGCTGGAACAAG ACAATATCTGGTTTTAGCGAACCACTTGGAAGGCTAGTTCTGGAATCTCGTGGGTTTTTCCCTGAGGCCAAATGGTATTGGATTGGTGTTGGTGCCTTGCTCGGATATGTGATTCTATTAAATGTCCTATACACCAGCTGTCTCATATTTCTCACAT TATTGAACAACAACCAGCCAATAATGTCCCAGGAAACTTTCCATAAAAAGCAAGCTAATATCACTGGTCAAGTTTTGGAAGCACCGTCTGGAGAGCAGGCTACCGACAATACAagat GTACTGTGGACGTTAACAACGATGAGGCAACTTCAAACCACATGATAGGGAATTCTAGTTCAGGAATTAAAGGAATGGTCCTTCCATTTGTACCTCTTTCCATCACGTTTGAAGATATAAAATACAGTATAGACATGCCAGAG GCACTGAAAACACAAGCTACAGAGAGCCGGTTGGAACTACTGAAGGATATTAGTGGCTCTTTTAGGCCAGGAGTACTTACAGCTCTTATGGGTGTCAGCGGTGCAGGAAAGACAACACTATTAGATGTGTTGGCTGGAAGGAAGACTAGTGGATACATAGAGGGCAATATTACCATCTCTGGCTACCCAAAGAAGCAAGAAACCTTTGCTAGAGTTTCAGGATATTGTGAACAGAATGACATCCATTCACCAAATGTAACTATTTATGAGTCCCTTATGTTCTCTGCATGGCTCAGATTACCTACTAAAATTGATTCTGCAACAAGAAAG ATGATTATTGAGGAGGTCATGGAGCTCGTGGAGCTTTATCCCTTAAAAGATGCTTTGGTTGGATTGCCTGGCGTGAGCGGATTATCAATTGAACAAAGAAAAAGGCTAACAATAGCAGTGGAACTAGTTGCAAACCCATCTATCATTTTCCTAGACGAACCAACATCTGGACTTGACGCACGAGCAGCAGCCATTGTCATGAGGGCAATTAGGAATACTGTGGACACAGGAAGAACAGTTGTTTGCACAATTCACCAGCCAAGCATTGATATATTTGAATCCTTTGATGAG CTTTTCCTAATGAAACGAGGAGGCGAAGAGATTTATGTCGGTCCACTAGGACAACATTCATGTGAATTGATTAGATATTTTGAG GCTATTGAAGGTGTCAGCAAGATAAAACATGGCTACAATCCTTCAACATGGATGTTGGAAGTGACTAGCCCAATGCAAGAACAAAAAACTGGCGTAAACTTCACTCAAGTTTACAAGAATTCTGAACTATACAG GAGGAACAAAAATTTGATAAAGGAGTTAAGCACGCGCCATGAAAGTTCAAGCGACTTATCATTTCCAACTCAATATTCACAGCCCTTTCTTACACAATGTTTGGCTTGCCTCTGGAAGCAACGTCTGTCATACTGGCATAATCCTCGATATATTGCTGTGAAATACTTCTTCACCATTATAGTTGCATTGTTGTTTGGAACAATGTTCTGGGGTATTGGCCAAAAAAG GAATAATAAACAGGTCTTGTTCAGCGCCATGGGTTCCATGTATTCTACATGTTTGACCATGGGAGTACAAAACTCTGCTTCAGTTCAACCAATTGTCTCTATTGAGCGCACAGTCTTTTATAGGGAAAGAGCATCGCACATGTACTCCCCTTTGCCATATGCCTTGGGACAG GTTGCAATTGAACTTCCGTACATCTTCCTTCAGACCATAATATATGGCATGCTAGTGTATGCTATGATAGGATATGAGtggtcaggtgccaaattcttTTGGTACCTTTTCTTCATGTACTTCACTTTGTCATACTACACATTTTACGGCATGATGGCGGTGGGTCTAACTCCAAATTACAACATGTCCACTGTTGTTTCCACAGGATTTTATACCATGTGGAACCTTTTCTCAGGATTTCTAATACCGTTAACT AGAATTCCTATATGGTGGAGATGGTACTATTGGATATGCCCGGTTGCATGGACGCTCAATGGGTTGGTTACCTCACAGTTTGGGGATGTATCAGACAAGTTTGATGATGGAGAGCGTGTATCTGACTTTGTCAAGAACTACTTTGGTTTCCATCATGAGTTATTGTGGGTCCCCGCTATGGTAGTTGTCTCATTTGCTGTTCTTTTTGCCTTCCTTTTTGGACTCTCACTCAGGCTATTCAATTTCCAAAAGCGATAA